The nucleotide window ACATCACTGTTCAAGCAAGCCTGGTTCTCCGCTCTAGAAACGCCAGCTAGAGCATGGTGGACACTTCAGATTTTTGGTTTCTGTGCTATCTGGAGCGTGATGCTCTCTGTCCAAGGTCAATATTTATCCATTCACTAAAAATACCTCAGCACTGACATTTCAAGcagccaagaagagaaacaTCCCCCATATCTGGGCTTTTATGCTTCTGGGGCAGATTGTTGCCATATCCTTTGCCAGCAATCTTTTCTTCCTTGCTGTGCTTGCACACGAtgtcaaggatgagaagaaacCAGCTCAAAGTACACTAAAGCCATCATCGCGGACTTCAGATATCCTGatcctcgtcgtcaaccTGGCTGTGACCCTCTTTCTGTTCGGAAATCTGGACAGCCCTTactttctctctctgctcCTTGCGCCACACGTTTTGGCCTTTGTGCCACTTTTGAGGGACGGTATATCATCCGGGAGCACAGAATCCAGCCAACTTCGCGAGCCATCCAAGGTATTGCAATTCGGCATTCTTGCGGCAGTCCTGGCTGCCGGGACATCGCAACCCATTGCCAGTGGGGAGACTTGGAAGAGCATCCTGGACACACTGTATGAGCACCCAGCTGTGAGCAGCGTAGGATGGGACGTGATCTGCTGCTGGGTGAGCTATACCGCGTGGTTCCTCGTCCGGGATTCGGAGTGAGCAAGTCACAAGACAGGACAAATTTGTTGAATTCATTGGGCATATCGCTTCAGTCCTGCTTTAGAACTATTGAAGATATGCTGGAACAGTACAACATTGGCCGGATAGAACGGCTCAAGTAGTCCTGACGCCAAGTCTCTGCCACCGAAATTTCGGACTGTCATGAGCGGCCCGGCCCCCGGGATCAACCCGAAATGCTACCCTACCACCAGGACTTTGAGCTGACCTGCCGTTTGTGGTTGAACTCGCCTTGCAGTGCGCATATATTTGAGCGATAGAATAGCGATCCAGTCAACTACCAATCGACTAAAGTCTTGATCGAGTAGCCAACTGTTACTTCTCATCATGATTGGTCACAAATATTGAAGCTTTAGTTCAACCTCCTGGACAGGGCGAAAGGCAGGGGACAAGCGAAGCAGAGAATCTTACATCACATACCTAACTCGTAGCACTGCATAAAAAGTCCTTTCCgcactctctctcttccgcCTGGTTGTCCCCTTGCATACAGCCTGCAAGCTGAAGGGCTAATCCCGCCCTGAGACCTAAGAATGATTGGCTGATCTGGTCCAGGGACAAAGAACCCCCAATATGGGTTCCCGCAGTTCAGGCGAGACCAGACCGTTGCACGGCTGCCAGTTGTGGACGGGAATATCATCAAACTGCAAGCCACAATGGTCACTTAGTCGGACAAGAAGTCGATTTTCTCCCTGTTATGTAACTTCGTCTCATGCTGTCCACGATCTAGAACAGTGTCAGTCCATGGTTATGGCTGAAGCAGACGATGATCAGAACCTCATCTGGGGTCCTGCTCCAGacctggggagggggcggtgacGATAGCGATTTTGTTGCTGTATTAGGAACTATCAGGCGAGTCTTTCCAGCATGGACGGTGACCCAGGGCTTGGGGAGTCGTCATGGTTGTCTCTCGGGGGCTAGGAAACGGGTATTTAAGGGGTCGTTGTGTCCTCAGATCACGATAtccatcccccatctcaacacTCACTTTcaaatccacctccaccatgcAACTGCTCGCCATCCTGACCACCTTTCCCCTAACCGCCCTCGCGGTGGTGAATGGCCGTTGTTCCGGCAGCGCCGCCACCGGCACCTGGGGACAAAGCGGCATCTGCATTTCGACCGGCACCTGCAACTCTTTCGGCGGTGTCTTCAAGAGCGGTGCTTGCCCTGGTGACGCGGCCGATATCAGATGCTGCCTCATCGGCCTGGAGGGGTCGACCAACAAGCCATGCGGTGCTCCTCGATCATACTGCGACTGGGACGGACATGCCTGCTGGGGGGTTACGCACAGCGGTATGTTTTTGACTAGTCACCATGGTGTCCAGTCGACTAACATTGGTGCAGGAAAATGTCCCGGTCCGGCGGATTATAGGTGCTGCCAGAGTCTGTAAATAGGCACCTATGCCTGATTCTCGGGAGACTTTCGGTATTGCAGTTGGGCTTCGTGTACAGTGGGAGAAAAGCCATATATATGCATGAGGCTCTTCAGAAATGGAGCGCAATACAGCAACCTTTTTGCGTCTTGTGACTACCAGTGTGATTCGGTCATACAAAGTTAGTGATCCGCAATATGTACAACTGAGCAGTAAGCGTACCTGAAATTCCCTTGGTATTAGCCTTTGCTGTGGACTAGTAGTTCCTCAAACGTCTGTTGTGATTTGATTGCATTAGAGCCAACTCTATCTAGGGATACTCTAGTAATCCCAGACCTGCCCTCAGTTAGGCTGAATAATCTCCCCCTTGATCAAAAATGGCACCACATTCCCCGGCTCAACAAAGAAATCCTCATGCCCCGTCGCCTTGATCAGCGCAGCTATCGTCCCCGAATGAGTCGAAAAGCTGATAAtctgctcatcatcatgctcAAATACATCCTCAAGCAAAGCCATCGTACGTGCGGCATGCTCTTGGAGcgtctctctcccctccgtcTTCCAGTAtacatcctcatccacaaacccctcctcaaactcaaacTCGGGAAAATTCTCCCTGATCCAGGTGCCATTACGGCGGCGGTCACACGTGTGAAAATGTAGTCTTTCCCTAAGCAACtccttgatgatgggcttgaaGGGTGGTTTCTCCTGACCGGGGGGTAACTCGATGCCTTCAAATGAGAACTTGCAAGTCTCGAGACAGCGGGCAAGAGGGCTGGCGTAGTAGCGCCTGGGAAGAGGGAGTTTGAGCGTGGTTGCGGCATCCTGCCAAAAGGCGTTCATGGTCATGGCTTGACGGATGCCTTCTAGGGTGAGGTGGGAGTCGAACCAGGTCGAGTTGTCGTCTCCATTGAGCATTACCCATCTTGTCTAGTCAAGGGTGTGGACGTTGGTTAGCATTATGAGATAATTTGGCCAACGGTGATTGGTTCTCACCTCCCACTCAGCTGAGCCGACATCAGACTCTTTGGCATTGTGGTAGCCTTGGCCGTGGCGGGTGACATATATGAGTTTATAGGCCGCTTTTCCTTTCTCGCTTTCATTCCACGAGTTGAGGAGATTGACAAACCTCTCCCATGGCTGTTTTGAGCGTTGGGGGTCGAAAGCCTCGTCGGTGGGGTAGGGTTGATCAATTAGACCCATACCCGGCATCGTAGGCTGATGGTTGTAAGCAATCATGTCATGCTCAATGACACCCAAGAGATTAAGAGACATACCACCTCATTCCTCGGGCCGCGGCCTGCCATTTGGAAGTAGCCGGGAACGGCTGTGAATCGATATTTGGGTGCCATGGTCTTCAGTGCTGCCAAGGATTTCATAGATTCAGATTCAGATGAAGCGATCGGATGAGAGACAGATGGTGGGGCAGTCAATGAGAGTGTAGGGAAGGACATcaggagaagcagcttgAGCATGGACCAGCCTGACCAATGCCCCGCGCCCGTAGCATGCTGTCCAATCATTGTGAACATGTGCGAAGTCTTGGGTGTTGCAGATGGCGATGCTGTCTGATGTTGGGAATGCAGAGGGAAAACATCACACAGCCATATTAGCTCATATTCTGTCGAGGTTTCTACATGTGCGTAAGCCCTACTTAAAATTCATGGCTTGATGGCTTTGATGGTTTGAAGTGAAAATTGATGTGATGTCACCTGCGAAGGACCCTAACCCTACAACTGAACCAAACCTGAGGAACGCCCAGGGTGGGGTCCAAGCTGTTGACGGGAAACCGCCATCCTGGGATCACAGCGTCATCGCTCGGTCCCCATCCCACTGAACACCATCGTGCCTTACTATTTATTACCAGCAAACTCAAGCCACCGGAATCCCCAACAAATGGCCAAAGCAAAGAAACTCTCCAAAGCTCCAACCTCGGACACTGCCTCCACAAACAGCGCCggatcctcctcggcgccaACTACCACGCCCTCCTGGTACGTACTTTTACTCTTCCATAATCGATATATCCTCACCTACTAATTAGTCTTCCATTCCCAGGTTGAccgactccctccccctccccgcactcatcgtcctcgaccTAGACTACACCCTCTGGCCCTTCTACTCAGACATCCACATCTCGCCCCCCatccgctccctctccccctttgtACTATCCGACCGAAACGGCGAGtacttctccctcttccccgacgcccccgccatcctccgcctcctctcctccccacaaTGCAACATCCGCCTGGCTGTCGCGTCTAAATCCCCAGTCGGCGATCTATGTCGTGAAGTGCTCAAATCACTACGATTACCCGAGACGGAGATACGAGGGCAGCCGAAAAAGGTGATTGATGTCTTTACAACAGGCGGGGGCGGAGGGCTGGAGATTTATGAGAGCTCAAAACTACGGCATTTCGAGGTGATTGCCAAACGGACGGGGGTGCGGTACGAGGATATGCTGTTTTTTGATGACGAGAGGCCTAATTTCGAGGTAGAGAGCGTAGGAGTGACGATGAAGCTTGTTGGCAGACAAGGGCTGTGctgggaggagctggaaaaggggataCAGCTttggagggagagaaagggTATTGTTCCAGCTACTGCTGGCGGTAGCGGTTCATATgctggagggagatggtAACTATGTATTTGTCATGGATAAAGCATGGCGTCGGGGTGTTTTGTTACTGAAAAAAGAATACTACGGCTATTTATGCTGATATGATATACACACAGCGCAGCTGGACCCCCAAAAAAGAGCTGCATTTCTATTGCTACACCCCAAACATATGCCATCAacggaagaaaaaggagagGTATCAAACTGCGCGCGCTCAAGAGCCCAAATCCCAAGCACAAGCACAAAGAGGAAAAAAGCCCGCAATGTTCTACCCTTAGCCAGAAACACAACACCGGCAACAAACACCATGCAACGCAACCTTCTAAGCCTTGACCGCGGCcggcttctgctcctccgcAACCGCATCAGGCACCGCAACGGCGGCAACCTTTTCCGAAATCTCCGCCGTAGACGGCTTGTCATTCGACGAAGAGACCGACAGCGCCTTGACGCCCTCCATCGAAGCCTCGATCTtggcctcctgctcctccttcacGCCAGCAACGGCCGCCGCCGGCTCTTCCACCTTGGGAAACGGCGACGGAATGCTGCAaatcttttctcttctttgcTTTCCGTCCTGTCTGCCGACCGCATACAACTCGAGAGTGTTGCCATCCTCGGACGGGACCCAATAAGCTGGCCCCCTGGGGAAGTCGGTGTGCCCCTTTACCCAGGTGATCGCCTCTTTTATCCTGGGGTCGACGTTTGGCCGGTCAAAGAATTCGAATTCCAGCTCGCCGCCGTACGCCTTGGGGATGTTTCTCGGCTCCATGAATCTTTCCAGCTCGGTCTTGACTTCTGCCgcggagaggatgaagatctTGGAGACGGTGATGGGGTCGAACCACCTCTTGATCCAGCCCCAGACTGTGCTAAAGAAGTAAGGGgcgccgatgatgaagatgcgGTCGAGGGTCTCGGGGTAGTGGGCTGTGGCGAGTGTCGAGGCGGCCTGCATGTGTGACTTTAGGTTCCAGAACATGCGCAGCGATACCTGGGAGACGTCAACGATGTTGGTgctgagggtgatgggggtcTCGGCGTTGTCGCGGTCTTTCATGGCCGAGCAGAGGGGCTGCGCAAATCGGGTGAGGTTCTCGTACAGGGCAAACAGCCTAAGGAGCTTCTCGGGTGTTGACCCATCAGTCTTTGCCAGACTGGCGCTCGTCgactcggccttcttctcgtaGTTGGCGACCGTCTTACTGTCGAGATGGCGGATCTGGAAGAGGTAAATCGGGATGCCGCGCCTGTCTCGTCTGCCCGTCCATTGGGGGTACTGTTACTGGCTGTCAGAGTGCGCTTCCTGATTGTTCAGACACAGAGGACCTACCAAGCTCCTCGTCTCCTCGTACGCCTCCACATCAATCGTGTCATACAGCACCTCCAACTGGTTCGCCTTGCGCCAGTCCTCGGTGTCCTTGAACTGCTTGTACGCATCCTCCACaatccacctcctcgcccgcaGAAATCGTCTGTCAAACCGTGCATTAGCCGTGCGCCCCTCAACACTCCGTACCTGCGCCGCTTTGCACTGCGGTGCTCTCCACCCCATATGTGACATCATAACCAAGAGAAATAAGAcgaaaaatataaaaacaaattagaaaaaaaaaagtcttaCAGCAAAGTCCAATCCTCATGCGACGGTTTCTCCCCAGGCGCATGTGTAtacaaccccttctcccccaagaAGATCTTGAAATCCTGCAgcgccttctcctgctcggCGGTCAAGTGTCCGAAATGTCCATGAGGGTACCCGAACTCGTCTccgccggtggtggccgtggcaGAAGGGACTTGTTCCACTGGTGAGCCCGCCAttgtgttttcttttgtctctcAAGTAACCCTCTAAAATATGTTTATTCCTGAGACTGCCTCGCTGACAATGGTGACAGAATTCCACTGAGAGTTTTTCGATCACGAATACCAACggcgcagcaacagcagcagaagcagcagcgcgCAAATGCAAAAATGCGGGGTGCTTGTGCTGGCTTAGGTGAGAACGGTTCGCGCGCGCAGAGTCAAGTCGatgacaacctggaagtaACGACGTTTagcctccccccccaaaaaagatGATCGAGGTCAATACACAGAGAGCGTGAGATGACGGGTGGACTAGTTTAAACCAAGATTGAAGAGGATGACAAAAGGGACCAGAAAATGCTTCCGATTCCTGTCGCAGGTCCGGAGTCCCAACTCGCCGAACAGGCCGAGAAATAGGAAATGAATTGCCCACGCGCGCCCGCAGAAGCCCCACCAAGCGCTGGAATCGCAGCGTCCTCGTTGGCTCCCGACTCACCTACGCCGCTGTCCCGCACCAGCCGGAGCTCGGACCCGGTGCCCCAAAATGTGATTGCTGACAGGTAACTCCGTAAATGCTCACTGCCTCGCATCGCTTCTCGCTTTGAAGCAAGCCGcaaccaacaaaacaaaacagaagCAAAAAGGGGGCTGGGCCAATGTATCAGATTCCAATCACTTCGCTTGACAGAGGCAGCTACCAAAGATAACAAGCACCAATGACACAACATCCATGACCATATTCTAGCCCGAGGCAACCAGCCCTCACATTCCATTGccgacgacaagaagcttTTTTGGTTCTCAATAGCCCCCCAATGACGCCAATAATCACAAACCCCCTGTCTGCCCTCTACTCTTCATCCGCactctcttcctcgtcgtcttcctcctccgcttcctcctctgcagCATCTTCCTCGGCAATAACAGgaccctccttctccagtcTGAGCCACTCGTCCCATTCTGGGAAgagctcctcatcctccactgGGACACCAAGGGACTTGGCCACACGccccttcttgttcttctccaGCCTGTCTTTCCACTCAGCTACAATGGCAGGGGCAAGACTTGGCTTGTATGTCTGCGCAAAGAGCACTGCCTCGGCGTGACGGTTTGTCTTGGTGAGGATCTCAACACACCCGGGCACATCGCCCAGGAGCCACTTGCTGCTGAAAGCAATGTTGTGAGCACCCGCAGCCGACGCCTGCTCCGCCAGCTTGGCGAGACCTTCACGGTCCGACGTGGAGCTGTAGACCAGCAACAAGGAGCCGAGATCCTTGGAGTTGACGAAACACTCGGTGGCAAGAGGGATATCCCAGGCGGCGAGACCGGCGTCGCCCAAAGTCTTCCACTTGTGGTCCGAGTCAGACTGTCTGGCCAGTTCAACCGCAACATCCAGTTGATTCAGGGCAAGAGCGAGGTCAAACTTGTGCTCAGGATCCGTAGCCACTTCAAGCGCCAATTCCTTGTGACCCTGTCCCTCGAGGAAGCGGGCGATTTTGTTGAGTTGGTCTTGGGGGatgctggggaggagttCGGCCGCCGTCTCCATGTCCTGACGGAGCACCAAGGTTTGATACTCAAGGactgggagggagagggcgaaggATGTGACGGAGAGGTCCTTGTCAGTCAGGTAAACGCGGCTGTCACGCTGGAGGTACCCGAGAATATACATGGGCTTGTCGAAGTGAGACACGGTGTAGGTCTGGTCACCCACAAGGTAGTTCAGCCTATTGGTGCCATTCGTGTAGATGAGGACATCACCCAGCCATTCGGCCGATCGGATGCTGTGGCCTTGTTAGTAATGTTGTGGAAAGTGTACAAGCCGATTGACACATACCTTTCACTAATGTCGGTAATGACATCGAAGGCCTCCTcgacgccatcctcctcgaccttgccgGACTGCACAGCCTCGTTGTAGTTCTCACGGGAAAATCTGAGAACATAGCAAGAGTCCTCGCAAGCCAGAGCAACGAGCTCACCACTTTCGCTCCAGTAGACCTGCTTAGGCTCAACCTCGATGCGCCGGACAAGACCACCCGTTTGCCAGTCAAAGAACGAAATACCACCCTGGCCTTTGACACCGAGCAACACGCCACCAGTGAGCCCGTCGGCAGCAAACGGCACGTCGAGaccgcccttcttctcctggaAGTTCTTGAACACCTTGATGCTGGTTGGCGATTCGCGGATCGCAAAGTCGTTTGAGTTCTCCTTGGAGGCCCAGACGAAGTCGAGAGCCGAACCGAAAGCCTTGTTGCGCCACGCCAGGGCAGTGTAGATGATGTactcgccgtcgccgcaaATGGCGGCGAAACGGCCGTTGGGTGAGTGAAGCAAAGCCTGAGGGTAGATTTCGGCGTTGCCTAGCTccttggtggagaaggtgatTGGCTCGTTATCCTTGGTCGCGTCGCCCGCCTTGATAACGGCGGAAACGACCTCGTTGTGTCTGGCCCAGATAATCTTTCCAGACCCATCCATGGACACCGCCGGTTCTTCCCTGCCAAGTTTAATCACCACGGATCCCTCATCGAAACCAACCGCGATGCCCTGCTTGCCCTTCTGGTAGGCCACACACCAAGCTCTCTCAAGCCCATAGTTGAGGGTTTGCTCATGACGGTAGGTGTTGGCGTTCCATATCCTCACGGTGCCCTGCAAGTTGGTATCAGCATCTGATCAAGCGAGAGATCTCATCCAATAAACCTACATCTTCGGAACCAGAAATGATGATTGGAAGCTCGGGATGGTAGCACGCAAAAGAAACGTTATTTGTGTGACCCTCAAGCGTCGCAATCAAACTCTTGGTGGTGTAATCCCACACTTTCACCGTGCGCTATAGCAGCTCGTCAGTAAGATTGTCCAGTACCCAAGGACATCCAAACCTACGTCATCTGAGGTGGTAAGAAGGTAGGGCTTGTCGCTGTGAGGGTAGTAGTCGACATGGTTGACACCCTTGGTCTCGTGGGCTTCAAGTTGGAAGTTTGGTGTGGAGGAACCCAAGCTCCAGATCTTGACCGTCCTGTCCAAGCAGGCCGAGGCGAAGGTGTTGGTGTCTTTCGGGTTGATGGCGAGGGACATGACATAGTCTGAAAGCACGTCAGTCATTCTGTCGGATTCATAAGTGGCTCCCAAAACCTACGCGAGTTGCCCTCAAACACCCTGACGTTtttccaccccttctcccagtcCCAGAGCTTGATTGTCATGTCATCACTGGCCGTGAGAACAAAGGGCTGTGTTGGGTGGACGGCGATCGCACGGATGTAGTCGGGATGCGCCTCAAAGGTTGTGATCTTCTCGCTGGTGTTGTAGTTGTATACCCGAATTTGGCTGTCGTCCTCGGTCAGCTCTCtgcccaacaccacaccacccacgcAACCTCGGGTATGCCATACAAATCATCGGAACCACAGACAATCCAGTTCTTTCGCGCAACGAAGCGACCAGCGCGCACTGGAACATCGGTAAGCTCGAAGGTCTTGACGACCTGTTGCGTCTCGTACGACCAAATGTAGACATGGCCGCTATAGAGGGTAGCTGTTCGAAATAGGGTCAGTCTCGTGTCGTCTCGAGCGGAGGTCGCGCGAGGGCATACTCAAGATCCATGGCTCTGTCGGATGGAAGTCGATGCCTTTGACACGCTGTCGGCAAACTATGTCAGCAAACATGGCGAGCGGTTGCGCGCCGGGCCCCCATGGCCAGGGCTGGAGGGAGATCACAAACCTCAGAGCGAGCAAAGAGTTGGCGCTGTATGTTTAGAGACATGTTAGCCGGTGTAATGAACGAGACACTCAACCAAAAGTATGGCAAGAAAACATTGCCAAGGGATCAGAGGCTGGACGAGCATGAGAGCGTCGTGAGCAACCGCCAGCCGTGATGCAAGACAGCGGATTGTACGCAGGGGGACCTGGAGCTTGTGGCCAGATCATGGGTGACACAACCCGGCATTCAAGGGAGCGAAAGCAAATGTGCGACTTGCCTTGACGTCCAACCTCATGTTGGCCAATGTGTATTATCTCGAGTCTCGGTGTGGGATGTTTGAGAAAGGAGCGGCTCTCGAGCTCGGGGGAGCTTGTTCGGCGGGGTGGATCGGTTCACGCTGCTTGACCGCAAAAGGGGAATCTCGAAATCGTCACAAGGAGGCAGCAGTTCGTCAATTATACGTCAGGCGACGGCAGTCATGTAAATAAATCTGGCTGGAAGATGGTCGGGCCAGATGTCACTGCCACAGAGTGTGGGAAGCCAGCGATaaaggggggatggatgcCGTCGTTGTTTTAAGTTGCCGGCCACGTATCGAGAGGTTCTGGACGCAATTTCGCCGATGTGgtctcagcagcagctgcaagTGGGTGGGCTCCAATATTAGGTAAGGTTCAGGTTCGTGCTCCAGTCCATCTGGGGAACAGTTTGCAACCTAAAATTCCAGGCTAAAAGCGCACAGACCACGTTTGCTGTCAATGAAATGCCAAGGTCTCCAGCTGGCCTGAGGTCTTGACTGCAGCTGCTCCTCATCAAATCAACTCGGCAGTTCACGATAGCTTCAATTGTGCCCAGCCAGCATTTTTCAATCGCCGCAATTTTTGGCCATGTAATCCAACGGGGGACGCTGCGGATAGGTGCGCTACACTACCGTGGTATGGACCATTTAACGCTACATATCTAGCTAGCTCACAGAACGCAAAGACGCAAGACAGCAAGTGAACAAACATCTAGTACAAAACTAAGTCTTCGACACTTCTCCAAGATATGCTAGCTCTTACTTGTCTAGTAACCGAAACTCCTAATTAAAACACCAACCCGCTCTAAGAAGCATACTTTGTTATAACAcgtatcatcatcaaccaatGCCAGAAAAATACCAAACGCCGTGTCCATGTGTCCCGGAATCGACTCCGCGATGTTCCTTTCCGACGCTAAATGAAACCTTCGCTTTATCCCATCAAGGTGCCTTGACCATCAACGCCGTCAAATGACAAGAACTACCCGAAATTCAACACAGCACGACCTTACTCCTCATTCGAATCGGCCTGGACACGCTTGACAATGTCGACCACCTGAGGGTAGAGCTTTTCACTTGGCTGCAAACCGCAAACTTCCTGGACAACCTCTtcaggcttcttctcctccatgaTTTTGGCAAGCTCAAACGACTCGTCGTCGCCCTCGACGTTCTGGAAGCGGAATGCCATCTCGGCAGCATCAAGTAGGGCTGAACAGTCCTTGCCGTTTTCCGCGAGCTCGGCAGCGGGGCCGATGAACCGCTCTTTTCGGCTCAGCTTCCGGAGCGGGGCACGACCCACACGCTCAACCGCATCCTCCAAGTGGGGGTTGCTGATGCGCCTAACAATCTTGTCGACGTactgcttctgctcctcctcgtcgatgCCGTGTTTCTCGGTGATGAGGTCAGCCGTCTCCTTGAGAGCGTTCTTGACCTCGTCCCGGATGTCCTTGTCTTGTAGGGCATCGTACACGGTGCTCTTGCGGCGAGTGTAGCCGTAGTACGCAGCAGTGGCGTGGCCAGTGTTGACAGTGTACAGCTTGCGCTCAATGAAGGGCTGGAGGTTGTCGACCCACTTGATGCCCTTGATGTCTGGGACGGCCCATTCCTTGAACGGGGTCTTCTCGACAACCCACTCATAGAACTTCTCAAGCTTCACATCGAGGCCGGCATCGGGGTCTTGGGCCGGGACGATGCGGTCAATGGCCGAGTTGGCAAAGGTGGCACGCTTATCGTAATCCTCGAGGAGAGCGGGGTTGGTGTTCTCGGGAGACTTTATGAACTCGGCAAGAGTGTCGGTGGCGCCGATGGCGTTCTCGCAGGCAATGACAGCGGCGGGAGTCAGATCCGTCGAGCGGGCGGCGAGACCCTTGGCAATTACTGGCGCGAGGAACTTGAGGATGTTAGGGCCGACGGAGCAGGTGACCACATCGGCCGTCGCGATCTCCTCGACCAAAGCCGCCTCATTTGACCTCGAGTTGATGGCCCGGtagttggtgatggtcttCTCGGTGGTGCCCTCAGCGCCAACCTCGATCACCTTGTAGCTCTTGTGGGTGTTGAGCTTGCTGACGGTGGCATCGTTGACCTCGGCAAAGATGACTTCATACCCCGATTCGTGGAGGAAGCAAGCAACAAAGCCACGGCCTACACCAGCAACGTTAGCAACCGGTCTATGACGGCGGCACCGCTGAACACGGGAAGGCCACGGGAAGGCCACGGGATAGACACTGGACCGGGTCGGGATTGGGAATAGGGAGCGGACGCCACTTACCAATGTTTCCGGCGCCAAAGTGGACAGCCTTCTTGGGAGTATTTCTCTCCATGTTTACGGatatgtgtatgtgtgtggtGAAAAAGTAGTACGAGTGagtggagagggaagagtGATCAGGGCAGCGGGATGCAAAGATCAACAAGGTTTAGATCAAAGGTGGAAATAAAAAGTTGTAAGATACGACGAGGTGATGTCGAGTTCAAAgggttgaagttgaagtGTCGGAGACTTTATGTTGTGGAGAGAGGATCTGCAGATGATGTCGATGGATTGCTGGATGCTatggagaagatggggagggacGGTTTGGCACAACGAGGAAAGGCCATTTGCTTTATACTATCGTGAGATAGAAAGCGTCGCTGGGCTTTTGT belongs to Podospora bellae-mahoneyi strain CBS 112042 chromosome 6, whole genome shotgun sequence and includes:
- a CDS encoding hypothetical protein (antiSMASH:Cluster_3; COG:E; EggNog:ENOG503P018), encoding MERNTPKKAVHFGAGNIGRGFVACFLHESGYEVIFAEVNDATVSKLNTHKSYKVIEVGAEGTTEKTITNYRAINSRSNEAALVEEIATADVVTCSVGPNILKFLAPVIAKGLAARSTDLTPAAVIACENAIGATDTLAEFIKSPENTNPALLEDYDKRATFANSAIDRIVPAQDPDAGLDVKLEKFYEWVVEKTPFKEWAVPDIKGIKWVDNLQPFIERKLYTVNTGHATAAYYGYTRRKSTVYDALQDKDIRDEVKNALKETADLITEKHGIDEEEQKQYVDKIVRRISNPHLEDAVERVGRAPLRKLSRKERFIGPAAELAENGKDCSALLDAAEMAFRFQNVEGDDESFELAKIMEEKKPEEVVQEVCGLQPSEKLYPQVVDIVKRVQADSNEE